Proteins from one Thermococcus sp. M36 genomic window:
- a CDS encoding glutamate--tRNA ligase, which translates to METETVIWKYALINAYQHGGKANPKAVIGKVLGENPELRPRAKEIIPLVNEVVEKVNALSPEEQEAKLREIYPEFFKEKKVKKDEKKGLPPLPKAEKGKVVTRFAPNPDGAFHLGNARAAILSHEYARLYGGKFILRFDDTDPKVKRPEPKFYEWIKEDLEWLGFRIDEIHIASDRLEIYYRYAEELIRGGKAYVCTCPPEKFRELRDKGVACPHREEPIEVQLERWKKMLNGEYREGEAVVRIKTDLKHPNPAVRDWPALRIIDDPDHPRVGDKYRVWPLYNFASAIDDHELGVTHIFRGQEHAENETRQRYIYDYFGWEYPVTVHHGRLSIEGVILSKSKTRKGIHEGKYLGWDDPRLGTIRALRRRGIRPEAIRELIIEVGLKRSDTTISWDNLAAINRRIIEPIANRYFFVADPIPMYIEGYDEEFVAEIPLHPDHPERGVRKLKFEPGKPVYVSKDDMNLFKPGSFVRLKDLFNVEVLEITKEGIKARFHSVDYEIARKNRWRMVHWVTDGKPCEVLVPQGDELIIRKGLLENDAELKVDDIVQFERFGFVRIDDVGEKIVAIFAHK; encoded by the coding sequence ATGGAGACTGAGACGGTTATATGGAAGTACGCGCTCATCAACGCATACCAGCACGGGGGAAAGGCAAATCCGAAGGCCGTGATAGGTAAGGTTCTCGGCGAGAATCCGGAGCTGAGACCCAGGGCAAAGGAGATAATCCCGCTGGTGAACGAGGTTGTAGAAAAAGTAAACGCTCTCTCTCCTGAGGAGCAGGAGGCAAAGCTGAGGGAGATTTACCCTGAGTTCTTTAAGGAGAAGAAGGTCAAGAAGGATGAGAAGAAGGGCCTCCCACCGCTCCCGAAGGCGGAGAAGGGGAAGGTCGTTACCCGCTTCGCCCCGAACCCTGACGGAGCATTCCACCTCGGCAACGCTAGAGCGGCAATTCTGAGCCACGAGTACGCGAGGCTCTACGGCGGGAAGTTTATACTCCGCTTCGACGACACAGACCCCAAGGTCAAGAGGCCCGAACCGAAGTTCTATGAGTGGATTAAGGAAGACCTCGAGTGGCTCGGCTTCAGGATAGATGAGATACACATAGCCAGCGACAGGCTTGAGATATACTATAGGTACGCGGAGGAGCTCATAAGGGGCGGAAAGGCCTACGTCTGCACCTGTCCGCCCGAGAAGTTCCGCGAGCTCAGGGACAAGGGAGTAGCCTGCCCGCACAGGGAAGAGCCGATCGAAGTCCAGCTTGAGCGCTGGAAGAAGATGTTGAACGGCGAGTACCGGGAGGGTGAAGCGGTCGTCAGGATAAAGACCGACCTCAAGCACCCGAACCCAGCCGTGAGGGACTGGCCCGCTTTGAGGATAATCGACGACCCAGACCATCCGCGCGTCGGCGACAAGTACCGCGTCTGGCCGCTCTACAACTTTGCCTCCGCTATAGATGACCACGAGCTCGGCGTTACCCACATCTTCCGCGGCCAGGAGCACGCGGAGAACGAGACGAGGCAGAGGTACATCTACGACTACTTCGGCTGGGAGTACCCGGTTACGGTACACCACGGCAGGCTCTCCATTGAGGGCGTCATCCTCAGCAAGTCGAAGACGAGGAAGGGAATCCATGAGGGCAAGTACCTCGGCTGGGACGACCCGAGGCTCGGAACCATAAGGGCCCTCAGGAGGCGCGGCATAAGGCCGGAGGCAATAAGGGAGCTCATCATAGAGGTCGGCCTCAAGAGGAGCGACACTACGATAAGCTGGGACAACCTTGCTGCGATAAACAGGCGCATAATCGAGCCGATAGCTAACAGGTACTTCTTCGTTGCTGATCCGATACCGATGTATATAGAGGGCTATGACGAGGAGTTCGTCGCCGAGATACCGCTCCACCCGGACCACCCGGAGAGGGGCGTCAGGAAGCTCAAGTTTGAACCCGGAAAGCCGGTCTACGTCTCGAAGGACGACATGAACCTCTTCAAGCCGGGGAGCTTCGTCCGGCTCAAAGATCTCTTCAACGTTGAGGTACTTGAGATTACTAAGGAGGGCATTAAGGCGAGGTTCCACAGCGTTGACTACGAAATAGCCAGGAAGAACCGCTGGAGGATGGTCCACTGGGTGACCGATGGGAAGCCCTGCGAGGTTCTCGTCCCACAGGGCGACGAGCTGATAATTAGAAAAGGCCTCCTAGAGAACGACGCCGAGCTGAAGGTAGACGATATCGTCCAGTTCGAGCGCTTCGGCTTCGTCAGGATTGATGATGTCGGAGAAAAGATCGTTGCGATATTCGCCCATAAGTGA
- a CDS encoding toprim domain-containing protein, with the protein MYAENYKRFLELIDKLREFEGAVIVEGPRDEVALRNLGVRAEIIRLSRLPLTEVALIASSFGEVMILTDFDRKGEELARKLLRYLEGYPCRVDSETRRELRKIAKKDIKGVEDLYGLYLKVISVSGPHTEGIR; encoded by the coding sequence ATGTACGCCGAAAACTATAAAAGATTCCTGGAGCTTATAGATAAACTGCGAGAGTTTGAGGGGGCCGTCATAGTTGAGGGCCCGCGAGACGAGGTGGCTCTGAGGAATCTGGGGGTCAGAGCGGAGATAATAAGGCTCTCACGCCTGCCTCTAACCGAGGTCGCGCTCATCGCGTCATCCTTTGGGGAGGTCATGATACTAACGGACTTCGACAGAAAGGGCGAGGAACTCGCAAGGAAGCTCCTCAGGTATCTGGAAGGATATCCCTGCAGGGTTGATTCAGAAACGAGAAGGGAGCTCAGGAAAATAGCAAAGAAGGACATTAAAGGGGTTGAAGACCTCTACGGCCTCTACCTGAAGGTCATCTCCGTTTCTGGCCCCCATACGGAGGGGATTCGATGA
- the dnaG gene encoding DNA primase DnaG produces the protein MKRKKTVLHHILTEKQKFEKMKEGGGMSAKDEFGTTKYVIYAEFEANGIVERPDVVGAIFGQTEGLLGDDLDLRELQKTGRIGRIRVEVHTKAGKTYGTITVPSSLDRVETAILAAALETIDRVGPAEAKIKVLRIEDVRATKRKYIIERAKEILESLMEQEIPETQELTEEVKKAVRAKELIEYGPEKLPAGPHVPFSDSIIVVEGRADVLNLLKHGIKNAIAVEGTSVPETIIKLSKERIVTAFTDGDRGGELILKELLQVADIDYVARAPEGKEVEELTKKEIVKSLRSKVPAEQVITEIFYKGRNFYDVIREKEKARPREERPKEAKPQPPHVSPPRPPEKPEHREREERIVKPIQQPKPSELDEFEEFVEKVKSAKESMALLLDRDRNVIAEIPVRELTNQLRERKDVYAVVFNGVITQRLIDTVSESGIKYLVGARKYNVVRRPINLKIVTFAE, from the coding sequence ATGAAGAGGAAGAAGACAGTGCTTCACCACATTTTAACTGAAAAGCAGAAGTTTGAAAAAATGAAAGAGGGTGGTGGTATGTCAGCCAAAGATGAATTTGGAACCACAAAATACGTTATCTACGCTGAATTTGAAGCGAACGGCATTGTTGAAAGGCCCGACGTGGTGGGTGCTATTTTCGGTCAAACTGAGGGCCTTTTGGGTGACGATCTCGATCTTAGGGAGCTCCAGAAAACCGGAAGGATCGGAAGGATAAGGGTTGAGGTTCACACTAAGGCCGGAAAGACATACGGGACGATAACAGTTCCGTCGAGCCTTGACAGGGTCGAGACCGCGATACTTGCGGCGGCGCTGGAGACCATCGACCGCGTTGGCCCGGCCGAGGCCAAGATAAAGGTTCTCCGCATCGAGGACGTCAGGGCGACCAAGAGAAAGTACATCATAGAGAGGGCGAAGGAGATACTTGAGAGCCTGATGGAGCAGGAGATTCCTGAGACCCAGGAGCTCACCGAAGAGGTCAAGAAGGCGGTAAGGGCAAAGGAGCTCATCGAGTACGGCCCCGAGAAGCTTCCGGCCGGTCCGCACGTGCCGTTCTCCGACTCCATCATAGTCGTTGAGGGAAGGGCCGACGTCCTCAACCTGCTCAAGCACGGCATAAAGAACGCCATAGCCGTCGAGGGAACCTCGGTTCCCGAGACGATAATAAAGCTCAGCAAGGAGCGCATCGTTACGGCCTTCACCGACGGTGACCGCGGCGGTGAACTTATCCTCAAGGAGCTCCTCCAGGTGGCGGACATAGACTACGTCGCCCGCGCGCCGGAGGGCAAGGAGGTCGAGGAGCTCACCAAGAAGGAGATAGTCAAGTCCCTCAGGAGTAAGGTTCCGGCGGAGCAGGTAATCACGGAGATATTCTATAAGGGAAGGAACTTCTACGATGTGATACGGGAGAAGGAGAAGGCCAGGCCCAGAGAGGAGAGGCCAAAGGAGGCCAAACCCCAGCCGCCCCATGTTTCACCGCCGAGGCCTCCCGAGAAGCCCGAACACAGGGAGAGGGAAGAGAGGATAGTGAAGCCCATCCAGCAGCCCAAACCTAGCGAGCTTGATGAGTTTGAAGAGTTCGTGGAGAAAGTCAAGAGTGCGAAGGAGTCCATGGCGTTGCTCCTTGACAGGGACAGGAACGTCATAGCCGAGATACCCGTCAGGGAGCTCACCAACCAGCTCCGGGAGCGCAAGGATGTCTACGCGGTCGTCTTCAACGGAGTCATCACCCAGAGGCTCATAGACACAGTCAGCGAGAGCGGGATTAAATACCTCGTCGGCGCCAGGAAGTACAACGTCGTCAGGCGGCCGATAAATCTCAAAATAGTTACCTTTGCGGAGTGA